The Mucilaginibacter rubeus genomic interval AGGTTTTTGCAAATTTAATTAAAAAAGATAGAGTTTAAAATGGAGTTGAGCAGATTGAATAAGCTGTTGGAATTTATAAAAAATGAACCGGATGACGAGTTTCTGAAATATGCCCTTGCAACAGAATATCTGCGTCTGAATGAGACAGATAAGGCGCTTGCCTACTATGAAGATCTGGTAAATAACCACCCCGGTTATGTGGGCACTTATTATCATTTAGGT includes:
- a CDS encoding tetratricopeptide repeat protein; the encoded protein is MEFIKNEPDDEFLKYALATEYLRLNETDKALAYYEDLVNNHPGYVGTYYHLGKLYEALNRKDDAIKTYETGMKVTKEKRDNHAFSELQAVYRQAMGFEEDDDDY